The following coding sequences lie in one Arachis ipaensis cultivar K30076 chromosome B05, Araip1.1, whole genome shotgun sequence genomic window:
- the LOC107642096 gene encoding uncharacterized protein LOC107642096, translated as MLPPRYIFFIAVSLATIAVILLALLSPVSHTTNNPTKPWLDLSMYIQQQHQHVASTEDQASSLGGAFMYHGFLTEGPENTSRVVGKAQGFIIIPTSNNVEQFQQYYYYDSSAFNVMYLTFDTPEHSGSLSVQAKEEVSPQKSNNKGRRREELRVVGGTGSFAFARGIAVISQTGGGQSSHENGVTASYHVKLQLQFPKHSSNKFLP; from the coding sequence ATGTTGCCACCAAGGTACATATTCTTCATTGCAGTGTCTCTAGCAACAATAGCAGTGATCTTATTAGCATTGCTCTCACCAGTTTCCCACACCACCAACAATCCAACAAAACCATGGCTTGATCTTTCAATGTACAtccaacaacaacatcaacatgTTGCTAGTACTGAAGATCAAGCATCTTCTTTAGGAGGAGCATTCATGTACCACGGTTTTCTCACTGAGGGACCAGAGAACACATCAAGGGTAGTTGGAAAAGCACAGGGATTCATCATAATCCCTACAAGTAATAACGTTGAACAGTTCCAgcaatattattattatgattcatCTGCATTCAATGTCATGTATTTAACCTTTGACACTCCAGAACATTCTGGAAGCTTAAGTGTTCAGGCTAAAGAAGAAGTATCACCCCAGAAAAGTAATAATAagggtagaagaagagaagagttaAGAGTTGTTGGAGGGACAGGTTCTTTTGCATTTGCTCGTGGTATTGCGGTAATTTCTCAAACAGGTGGTGGGCAATCTAGTCATGAAAATGGTGTTACTGCGTCCTATCATGTTAAACTTCAGCTTCAATTTCCAAAGCATAGTTCCAACAAGTTTTTACCATGA